The following nucleotide sequence is from Oceanibaculum indicum P24.
TGTGGACCTTGAAGCCGGTCATCAGGTAGCGCGCGCCGAACTTGGCATCGATGTCCTTCAGCTGCTTGCCGATGGACTGCACCTCGGCGGCATTGTCGAAGATCGCCTTGCAGACCTGATAGACGTCCTCTTCGCTCACCTTCGGATGGCAGGCCAGGATGCCGGAGAAGGAAGCGACATCCATCGGCTTGTCGATGGTCTTCCAGTCGGTCGGGTTCAGCTCGCCGGAGACGACGCCCGGATTGATGGCCTGGGCCTTCTTCATGACATCCGTCGGGATCGGCAGGATGCGCACCGGGGTGGTGGCTTCCAGCTCGGTCAGGATCGGCGCCGGGCGGCTGTTGGTGAACAGCGAGGGGATGCAATCCACCGCACCCGCGCGCAGCGCGTCATAGCTCTCGCGCCAGGAACCGTAGGTCCAGTTCACCTTGATGCCCGCCGCCTCGAACAGCACGCGCCACATGGCCGCGGTCGAGCTGCCGGCCGGGGACGGCATGCAGCGCTTGCCTTCCAGGTCGGCCAGCGTCTTGATCGGGCTGTCGGCGCGCACCATCGGGGTGCAGTTGAACACCGTGTAGGCCAGCACCTGGTTGACGTCGATCTTCTTGCCGTAGGGCTTCTCGCCATTCACGGCGGGCTGCCAGTCGGTCGAAGTGGTCTGGCAGAACTCCATCTGGTTCTCGCCGATCAGCGCCATGTTCTCGGCGCCGCCGCTGGTGGCCATGGAGGAATTCTTCAGCTTGGTGTGCTTGTTCACCGTCGAGGCCAGCGCCTCGATGATGACGTAGCCGGTGGAACCGATAGAGGACGAACCCCAGCGGTTCGCCTGCTGCGCGAAGACGCTGGTGCTGGGAACCAGCATACCGGCGGCGGCGGCCAGGCCGAGGCTGCCGAGCAGCGTCTCGCGGCGGGAGATCGAATAATCCTTGGTCATGCGTGTGCCTCCTTCATTTCGTCCGCCCCTGCCCGGAGCGGACCCCCGGCGCCGCCGCCCGGCGACGCCATTTCACAGTGAAAGCCTGGATATTAACGTAATTCCTGTCCCAACTCTTTTCGTCCCGGTCCGGCCTGTCAACGGAATTTACATCCTATCTTACCCAGGCCGCCCGGTTCACGGTCGGCGTTCAGCGATCAGGCCACCCACTCGCTGACCGGCGCGCGCGCCTCGTGCAGCGGCTGGCAGACGATATCCACCAGCGTGGGGCCCTGATATTCGGTGGCCTGCTTCAGCACCGACTTCAACTCGGCCGGGTCCTCGACGCGGAACGACTTGATGCCGAACGCCTCGGCGACCTTGGCATGCTGGGTCTGCGAGAAATCGACCGAGAAGTAGCGGGCGTCGAAGCCGGTCTTCTGGCCGGCCTTGATCCAGCCATAGACCGAATTGGAGATGACGATCATTGTCACCGGCGCGCCAATGCGGGCGATGGTTTCCATCTCGCCGGCGGTGAAGCAGAAGCTGCCATCGCCCATGATGGCAACGGTCTTGGCGCTGGGCCGGCCATAATGCGCGCCGACAGCGGCCGCCATGGAATAGCCCAGCGCGCCATGCGCGCGGTTGGAAATGAAGTGCCGGCCCGGCTTCAGGAACTCGTAATAGCCGGAGAAATAGGGGCAGGGCGTGCCGGGGTCGCAGACGATGACCGCATCTTCCGGCAGGATCTCGTTCAGCGTGGCGACCACGCGCTCCGGCTTGATCGGCGCGTCGTTGCTCTGCGCCAGGGCGCGGAACGCCTCGAACTTCTTGCGCTTGGCGTCGGCGACCGCGCTGCCCCAGGCCTGGGTCGGCTTGTGCGTCTTGAACTCGCCTTCCATCGCGCCGTACAGCGCCTCCAGCGCCAGCCGCGCATCGCCGATCAGCGTCGCGTCGGTGCGGTAGATGGCCCCCGGCACCATCGGGTCGGCATCGATATGCACGATCTTCGCCGAGCCCGGCGCCGGATAGCGCCAGCGTTCCGTGGTGACGGAGCCGGCGCGGCAGCCAATGAAGATGACCAGATCGGCGGAATTCACGAT
It contains:
- a CDS encoding TAXI family TRAP transporter solute-binding subunit; protein product: MTKDYSISRRETLLGSLGLAAAAGMLVPSTSVFAQQANRWGSSSIGSTGYVIIEALASTVNKHTKLKNSSMATSGGAENMALIGENQMEFCQTTSTDWQPAVNGEKPYGKKIDVNQVLAYTVFNCTPMVRADSPIKTLADLEGKRCMPSPAGSSTAAMWRVLFEAAGIKVNWTYGSWRESYDALRAGAVDCIPSLFTNSRPAPILTELEATTPVRILPIPTDVMKKAQAINPGVVSGELNPTDWKTIDKPMDVASFSGILACHPKVSEEDVYQVCKAIFDNAAEVQSIGKQLKDIDAKFGARYLMTGFKVHKGAAKYFKEKGLWRDELTIAS
- a CDS encoding thiamine pyrophosphate-binding protein, with translation MATNQLSGAEAFVRMLQHHKVEIVFGLCGDTSLPLYDAFYRLDHGIKHILTRDERSASYMADGYARTSGKVGICEGPSGGGATYILPGVVEANESSIPILAVTTDIAVSSRGRYTLTELDQNALFRPLSKYNTVIDRSVDIPRTLRAAFQQMTSGKPGAAHLGLPFDVQKGPVDESDVWAEPEMGAYPSRRYGPDPKDVEKAAELILAAKKPLFVCGGGVVIAGAEAILLKLAQALGAPVATTISGQGSIGEGHELSVGVVGSNGGVVETREIVNSADLVIFIGCRAGSVTTERWRYPAPGSAKIVHIDADPMVPGAIYRTDATLIGDARLALEALYGAMEGEFKTHKPTQAWGSAVADAKRKKFEAFRALAQSNDAPIKPERVVATLNEILPEDAVIVCDPGTPCPYFSGYYEFLKPGRHFISNRAHGALGYSMAAAVGAHYGRPSAKTVAIMGDGSFCFTAGEMETIARIGAPVTMIVISNSVYGWIKAGQKTGFDARYFSVDFSQTQHAKVAEAFGIKSFRVEDPAELKSVLKQATEYQGPTLVDIVCQPLHEARAPVSEWVA